In Acidimicrobiia bacterium, the genomic stretch CCACGAGCGCGGTCATCACCGCAATCGTCGTGCCCCGCCGCGTCCTGCCCCTGATCACTCTGCGAACCCTCCACCAGACCGACCACACTGTGTAGTCGCGTGCACTCTCCTGGTCAAGATGGGCTGGTCAGGGCCTCAGCAACGGCCTGCCACAGCCGGTCGTGGCGGGCGACGGTCGTCTCCCGGTCGGTCGGGACGACGACGACCCGGACGCCCCCGGCCGCGAGGGCGGCCTCGACCGCGGGTGCGACCGCAGCCGCGCGCTCGACGCGCCGGGCGTCGATCCCGTAGGCGGCCGCGAGCGCAACCGGATCCACACCGGCGGGCGTGGTGAACAGCTGCTCGCGTTCGGCGAGCCCGCCCGCGGGCAGGAAGTGGAAGATGCCGCCGCCGCCGTTGTCGAGCACGACGAAGGTCACGGCCCGGTCGAGGTCGCGGGCCGCGAGCAGACCGTTCGAGTCGTGCAGCCACGCGAGGTCGCCGAGCAGCGCGACCGTCGGACCGGTCCGCGCCGCGGCGATGCCGAGCGTCGTCGACACGAGTCCGTCGATGCCGTTGGCGCCGCGGTTCGCGTGCACGCGCACGCTGTGCTCCCGCGCGCGCGGTCGAGCGAACCACTCGAGCTCGCGGACGGGAAGACTCGACGCGACGAGCAACGCGCCGCCGTCGGGCACGACCTCGTACACATCGCGCGCCACGCGCGCGTCGAACGCGGTGTCGTCGCCGTCGAGGCACGTGTCGATCGCCGTGCGCGCAGCGCGCTCGGCCGCGCGCCACGACGCGAGCCACGACGACTCGACGCGCGCGGGTTCGAACGCGTCGAGGAGCGCGCGCAGCAGCGGTTCCGCGTCCGCGCCGACGCGATCGCTCGCGGCGCGATGCGGATCGAGCCAGCGCGCGTCCGGATCGACCAGGATCTGCGGGACGTTCGGGTCGAGCCACGCGGTCGCGACCTTGCTCGTGAGCGGCGCCCCGAGTCGCAGCACGAGGTCAGGCCGGTGCGCGGTCGCGAAGGGCGCGACGCGCAGCAACGCGTCGTAGGTCGAGATCGCGTGCGGTCCCACACGCAGACCCGAGACCGGATCCGCGAGCAGCGGCCATCCGAGCCGGGAGGCGAGCCCGGTCGCGGTCTCGGGTTCGACGTCGGCGCCCCAGCCGGCAACGACGATCCCGCGCTCGACGCGCCGAAGCCGGCGCGCGAGCGCGGCGATATCGTCGTCGGCGAGCCGCCGCTGGGCGCGGGATGTGGCCGTCCACGGCGCACCGTTCGTCCGACCGGGTCGGGGTTCCGCGTGCGCGTCGGTCACCAACGGCTCGCGGAAGGCGAGGTCGAGGTGCACCGGACCCGCCGGCGGACCGAGCGTCTCCGCGACCGCGCGCGCCGCGACCGCGCGCCACACCGCGCCCGCGTCGGGCAGATCGATCGGCGGACCGGGCGCGGCGAACCAGCGCACCGCGCCGCCGAACAGGTGATGCTGCTCGACGGTCTGGCCCGCGCCGGTGTCGAGGAGCTCGGGCGGACGGTTCGCCGTGCACACGAGCAACGGCACGCCCGCGAGGTCGGCCTCCATCACCGCGGGGTGGAAGTGCGCGCCGGCGGTGCCCGACGTGCAACAGACGACGGCCGGACG encodes the following:
- the menD gene encoding 2-succinyl-5-enolpyruvyl-6-hydroxy-3-cyclohexene-1-carboxylic-acid synthase, whose product is MTADLCPPVTAEFAATVVDEWVRGGVTDAVVAPGSRSAPLALALARNGRIRVHVVVDERSAAFLALGIGRESRRPAVVCCTSGTAGAHFHPAVMEADLAGVPLLVCTANRPPELLDTGAGQTVEQHHLFGGAVRWFAAPGPPIDLPDAGAVWRAVAARAVAETLGPPAGPVHLDLAFREPLVTDAHAEPRPGRTNGAPWTATSRAQRRLADDDIAALARRLRRVERGIVVAGWGADVEPETATGLASRLGWPLLADPVSGLRVGPHAISTYDALLRVAPFATAHRPDLVLRLGAPLTSKVATAWLDPNVPQILVDPDARWLDPHRAASDRVGADAEPLLRALLDAFEPARVESSWLASWRAAERAARTAIDTCLDGDDTAFDARVARDVYEVVPDGGALLVASSLPVRELEWFARPRAREHSVRVHANRGANGIDGLVSTTLGIAAARTGPTVALLGDLAWLHDSNGLLAARDLDRAVTFVVLDNGGGGIFHFLPAGGLAEREQLFTTPAGVDPVALAAAYGIDARRVERAAAVAPAVEAALAAGGVRVVVVPTDRETTVARHDRLWQAVAEALTSPS